One region of Deltaproteobacteria bacterium genomic DNA includes:
- a CDS encoding acetyl-CoA decarbonylase/synthase complex subunit delta, whose protein sequence is MAVYALPTPPPGPSPAPTERPVFEVRPVEALEKPALPVGIEEKEESPIKPAVSDRLNAVTSFPIRRETCEFPIWQVTLGTTKKTGGTRGHTLTIGGADCMPFHLWEGRMPNRPLVAMEVFDVISEKYPAVLRNIYGELLYRPAEMARLCVEKYGADLISVRLDGTHPEKGNRTPDEAVNLIKAVLDAVEVPLIITGHSHYEKNNEVLKSLAQACAGENLLLNWVEQGNYRTIAGAAIAYGHSVVAQSPIDVNIGKQMNILLTNMDVKPERIVMDPMTGATGYGIEYTCSVMERIRLTGLGGDMMLAAPMIVSPGQECARIKEYRATETDFPAWGNLENRTALWELSTAVSLLYAGADLLIMYHPEAAMSLKKTILRLMQNEK, encoded by the coding sequence ATGGCCGTCTACGCCCTGCCGACCCCGCCGCCGGGCCCATCCCCAGCCCCGACAGAGCGTCCTGTATTTGAGGTGCGACCCGTTGAGGCTCTGGAAAAGCCGGCTTTACCGGTGGGAATAGAGGAAAAGGAGGAATCGCCCATCAAGCCCGCTGTTAGTGACCGTTTGAACGCCGTCACCTCCTTTCCCATCCGCCGGGAAACCTGCGAGTTCCCCATCTGGCAGGTCACACTGGGCACTACGAAGAAAACGGGCGGCACCCGCGGCCATACCCTGACCATCGGCGGGGCCGACTGCATGCCCTTCCACCTATGGGAAGGCAGAATGCCGAATCGCCCCCTTGTGGCCATGGAAGTATTTGATGTTATCTCCGAGAAATATCCCGCTGTCCTCAGAAATATCTATGGAGAACTGCTGTACCGGCCGGCGGAAATGGCCCGGCTCTGTGTGGAAAAATACGGCGCCGATCTCATCAGCGTGCGTCTCGACGGAACCCATCCCGAAAAGGGGAACCGCACGCCGGATGAGGCCGTCAACCTCATCAAGGCGGTTCTTGATGCTGTGGAGGTGCCCTTGATTATAACCGGCCACAGTCATTACGAAAAGAACAACGAAGTCCTGAAGTCCTTAGCTCAGGCCTGCGCCGGAGAGAACCTGCTCCTCAACTGGGTGGAACAGGGCAACTACCGCACCATCGCCGGTGCGGCCATAGCTTATGGTCACAGCGTCGTCGCCCAGAGTCCCATCGATGTAAACATCGGCAAGCAGATGAACATCCTGCTGACAAACATGGATGTCAAGCCTGAGCGGATCGTCATGGATCCCATGACGGGTGCGACCGGTTACGGGATCGAATATACCTGCTCCGTCATGGAGCGGATTCGTCTTACCGGACTGGGCGGGGACATGATGCTGGCTGCACCGATGATCGTCTCACCCGGACAGGAATGCGCCAGAATCAAGGAGTACAGGGCAACGGAAACCGATTTCCCGGCCTGGGGAAATCTGGAAAACCGCACAGCCCTCTGGGAGCTTTCTACAGCTGTGAGCCTCCTGTACGCCGGCGCCGACCTGCTGATCATGTATCATCCCGAAGCAGCGATGTCGCTGAAAAAGACGATCCTTAGACTAATGCAAAATGAAAAATGA
- the cooS gene encoding anaerobic carbon-monoxide dehydrogenase catalytic subunit: MAKKPIKPEDRVWDQASILTLIKAERDCVDTCFTRLDTQQNPCRFGVEGLCCRICYMGPCRITNKSPRGVCGADADTIVARNFLREVAGGTAAHSDHGRHLVLLLKKAAEGRIADYVIRDERALRQTAKRYGIEEAGRKKEAVALELADLLLKEFMLQEESLLTLRLSPLRQQAIWQSQAVTPLGIDRMVVESLHRTHMGVDHDYRNILLQAFRTALADGWGGSRIATQVSDILFGTPSPVRSNANLGVLRKETVNIIVHGHEPELSEMLAIAVRDPAIQAYAKEAGAEGITLAGICCTANEILMRHGIPVAGSFLQQELAIVTGAVEMMLVDVQCCMPSLPDVARSYHTEIISTADIAKTIGSTHITLNRENPLATAIILIRRAIDNFKNRDPQKASIPDIKKPLVAGFSVDAIKYMLGGRFRASFRPLNDAVIQGRIRGIAGIVGCNNPRTRVDAYINTLTRALIGQNVLVLKTGCAAIASAKEGMLRPEAALEAAGAGLREVCEAIGMPPVLHMGSCVDNSRILEAGTEVVLEGGLGDDLSQIPAVGVAPEWMSEKAVAIACYFVASGIDVVLGHPFHIGGSDNVTRFLNEETTELFNASFHVCEDPLRAADMVIDLLDKKRERLGINRKTERKLYDMEDRRKLDV; encoded by the coding sequence ATGGCAAAGAAACCTATAAAACCCGAAGACCGTGTATGGGACCAGGCGTCGATTCTGACACTGATCAAGGCGGAGCGGGATTGCGTCGATACCTGTTTCACCCGCCTGGATACCCAGCAGAACCCCTGCCGGTTCGGCGTCGAGGGCCTCTGCTGCCGGATATGTTACATGGGACCATGCCGGATTACGAACAAGTCCCCGCGCGGGGTTTGCGGGGCCGATGCCGACACGATCGTGGCACGCAATTTCCTGCGCGAGGTGGCCGGGGGAACGGCGGCCCATTCCGATCACGGCCGTCATCTCGTTCTCCTGCTGAAAAAGGCGGCGGAAGGCCGTATCGCCGATTACGTGATCAGGGATGAAAGGGCCCTCCGCCAAACGGCGAAGCGCTATGGTATTGAAGAAGCGGGACGCAAAAAGGAGGCGGTTGCCCTGGAACTCGCCGACCTGCTACTAAAAGAATTCATGCTTCAGGAAGAATCTCTGTTGACGCTCCGCCTCTCACCGCTCAGGCAGCAGGCCATCTGGCAGAGCCAGGCTGTCACGCCGCTCGGCATTGACCGGATGGTGGTCGAATCGCTCCACCGAACGCATATGGGTGTCGATCACGATTACCGGAACATTCTCCTCCAGGCCTTCCGCACGGCCCTTGCCGACGGCTGGGGCGGGTCAAGGATTGCCACGCAGGTTTCGGATATCCTCTTCGGAACACCCTCACCCGTAAGAAGTAACGCCAACCTCGGTGTGCTCAGAAAAGAGACGGTCAATATCATCGTCCATGGCCATGAGCCGGAACTATCCGAGATGCTGGCTATCGCCGTCCGCGATCCCGCAATCCAGGCTTATGCGAAAGAGGCCGGCGCCGAAGGGATCACACTGGCCGGGATCTGCTGCACGGCGAATGAGATACTCATGCGGCACGGCATCCCCGTGGCGGGAAGCTTCCTCCAGCAGGAGCTCGCCATAGTGACGGGCGCTGTGGAGATGATGCTTGTCGATGTACAATGCTGCATGCCGAGCCTGCCCGATGTCGCCAGGAGCTACCATACGGAAATTATCTCCACGGCGGATATCGCGAAAACCATCGGGTCGACGCATATCACACTCAACCGGGAAAACCCTCTGGCTACGGCAATAATCCTGATCCGCCGGGCTATCGACAATTTCAAAAACCGCGATCCGCAGAAGGCGTCTATCCCGGATATCAAAAAGCCGCTCGTGGCGGGATTCAGCGTGGATGCCATCAAGTATATGTTAGGCGGCCGTTTCCGGGCGTCCTTCCGCCCCCTGAACGATGCAGTCATCCAGGGCCGGATCAGGGGCATCGCAGGGATCGTAGGCTGCAACAATCCCCGGACACGTGTGGACGCCTATATCAACACCCTGACGCGGGCATTGATCGGACAAAATGTACTGGTCCTCAAGACGGGCTGCGCGGCCATCGCATCGGCGAAAGAAGGAATGCTCCGGCCGGAAGCAGCGCTGGAGGCAGCGGGCGCCGGGCTGCGAGAGGTTTGCGAAGCAATCGGGATGCCCCCGGTCCTCCACATGGGAAGTTGCGTGGACAACTCCCGCATCCTGGAAGCGGGAACGGAAGTGGTCCTGGAGGGCGGCCTGGGAGACGATCTGTCTCAAATCCCGGCTGTGGGTGTGGCCCCCGAATGGATGAGTGAAAAGGCCGTGGCCATCGCCTGCTATTTCGTAGCCTCGGGGATCGACGTGGTGCTGGGACATCCTTTCCATATCGGCGGATCCGATAATGTGACCCGCTTCCTCAATGAGGAGACCACCGAACTTTTCAACGCCTCCTTCCATGTCTGCGAAGACCCTCTCCGGGCTGCAGACATGGTGATCGATCTCCTCGATAAGAAACGCGAGCGCCTCGGAATCAACAGAAAAACCGAGCGGAAGCTCTACGACATGGAGGATCGGAGGAAACTCGATGTCTAA
- a CDS encoding AAA family ATPase, translating to MNRLIAVAGKGGVGKTTVAALMVMRLIHRGCRPVLAVDADPNTCLDTALGVKVVKTVGGIREDARKFAQNGTVRGMDKKRFLQLRIAESLVESDDFDLIAMGRCEGPGCYCYANNVLKAVLIEMVKQYPYVILDNEAGLENLSRRIVNKVSLLVMVTDATGRGFETVRRLHALAGDMDIAYDSLAIVVNRLRQRELPAIAEEIRIATGANMVVGLPEDEDILAISEQNGNLKLLSADNPVFVGIECLLNMIK from the coding sequence ATGAATCGCCTGATCGCGGTTGCAGGAAAAGGCGGTGTGGGAAAGACGACAGTGGCGGCGCTCATGGTAATGCGCCTCATTCACCGGGGATGCCGTCCCGTGCTGGCCGTCGATGCCGATCCCAATACCTGCCTTGATACGGCCCTGGGGGTTAAGGTGGTGAAGACCGTCGGCGGTATTCGTGAGGACGCCCGTAAATTCGCCCAGAATGGCACGGTCCGGGGCATGGACAAAAAGCGTTTTCTGCAACTCCGTATCGCCGAGAGCCTCGTGGAGAGTGATGATTTTGACCTCATTGCAATGGGGCGATGTGAGGGGCCTGGATGTTACTGTTATGCCAATAACGTCCTGAAGGCCGTTCTTATTGAGATGGTCAAACAATATCCCTATGTGATCCTGGACAACGAAGCGGGTTTGGAGAACCTCTCCAGACGCATTGTTAATAAAGTCAGTCTCCTGGTCATGGTCACCGATGCGACGGGCCGCGGTTTTGAGACCGTAAGAAGGCTCCATGCCCTGGCCGGCGATATGGACATTGCCTACGACAGCCTTGCCATTGTCGTCAACCGCCTCCGGCAGCGAGAGTTGCCTGCAATCGCAGAAGAGATCAGAATCGCCACGGGAGCAAATATGGTTGTGGGCCTGCCGGAAGATGAAGATATTTTAGCAATATCGGAGCAAAATGGAAATCTGAAACTTCTTTCAGCGGACAATCCGGTGTTTGTTGGAATAGAGTGCTTGCTGAACATGATAAAATGA
- a CDS encoding AAA family ATPase: MKLAISGKGGAGKSTLAAAIILLMARRGRKVLAVDTDPDANLAAALGIPAREQESIIPISRQAALIEARTGAKVKQYGQIFKLNPEVSDIADSFAYHHRGVALLVLGAVERGGGGCACPENVLIRALVTDCILYKDDVLVMDMEAGVEHLGRATASGVDRMIIVVEPGQRAVDSTRRILRLARDIGLQDIRLVANKINGLEDERFLREAFPGNTFLGIIPYREELRRTDRDGSSVLDGLPDDLLRCFEDILNRLEVQQ; encoded by the coding sequence ATGAAGCTTGCGATCTCCGGAAAAGGGGGCGCCGGTAAATCGACGCTGGCAGCCGCGATAATCCTTCTCATGGCTCGCCGGGGCAGGAAGGTCCTGGCGGTGGACACCGACCCGGACGCCAATCTTGCGGCTGCCCTGGGGATCCCCGCCCGGGAACAGGAAAGTATCATCCCCATCTCCCGTCAGGCGGCACTGATCGAGGCGAGGACAGGGGCAAAAGTTAAGCAGTACGGGCAGATATTTAAACTCAATCCGGAGGTTTCCGATATTGCAGATAGTTTTGCCTACCATCATCGAGGTGTGGCACTCCTCGTCCTCGGCGCCGTTGAGCGGGGAGGCGGCGGCTGTGCCTGTCCGGAGAATGTGCTTATACGTGCCCTGGTTACGGATTGCATTTTGTATAAGGATGACGTCCTGGTTATGGACATGGAGGCCGGTGTAGAGCATCTGGGACGGGCCACGGCCAGCGGCGTGGATCGGATGATAATCGTAGTTGAGCCCGGCCAGAGGGCTGTAGACAGCACCCGGCGCATCCTGCGACTCGCTCGTGATATCGGCTTGCAGGATATCCGCCTTGTGGCTAATAAGATAAACGGCCTGGAGGATGAACGGTTCCTCCGGGAGGCTTTTCCGGGGAACACATTTCTCGGCATTATCCCTTACCGGGAGGAACTCCGCCGTACCGACCGAGACGGTAGCTCTGTCCTGGACGGCCTGCCCGATGATTTACTTCGTTGTTTCGAAGACATCCTGAACAGGCTTGAGGTCCAGCAATGA
- a CDS encoding formate--tetrahydrofolate ligase, which translates to MGKVKEQRAVKGIRPISEIAASIGLAEDDLECYGRYKAKVRIEAIKRFERRANASLILVSAMTPTPAGEGKTTVSIGLAQSLARLGKPTIVALREPSLGPVFGIKGGATGGGLSCVLPMDEINLHFTNDFPAVESAHNLLSAIIDNTIFHGNPLNIDPRKITWRRVMDMNDRSLRDIVIGLGGSTNGVPRETGFDIVPSSEIMAILCLSRSYAELKDKIRKILVGFTYDDKPVITGDLKVEGAVTALLKHALLPNLVQTTEGVPAIIHGGPFANIAQGTNSIIGTDLALRLADYVVTEAGFGFELGAEKYFDIVAPYGNLNPRIVILVATVRALKYHAGVSSEALNEPNPRLAVLGMANLRKHYENIDKFNVPCIIALNRFPSDTDEEIQAVISAAENEGMNIASADIFRLGGEGGLELAEKVVNLIAKSSSTYRSLYKWDQPVEDKIFTVASKIYGAVSIDYQPLAKRNLDIIKKFGFDKLPICIAKTQQSLSDNPALLGLPRDFIVTVREIKIASGAGFLIPITGEILRMPGLSKAPAAYHIDIDDEGNITGISNPGNA; encoded by the coding sequence ATGGGGAAAGTAAAAGAACAACGCGCCGTCAAGGGCATTAGGCCGATCTCCGAAATCGCCGCCTCTATCGGCCTTGCGGAAGACGATCTGGAATGTTACGGACGCTACAAGGCAAAGGTCAGGATCGAGGCGATCAAGCGCTTCGAGCGCAGGGCAAATGCCTCCCTGATCCTCGTTTCCGCAATGACCCCAACGCCTGCCGGTGAAGGAAAGACCACTGTATCCATCGGGCTCGCACAGTCCCTCGCCAGGCTGGGAAAGCCAACTATTGTAGCCCTCCGCGAACCGTCCCTGGGACCCGTTTTCGGCATCAAAGGCGGCGCTACGGGCGGCGGTCTTTCTTGCGTTTTGCCCATGGACGAAATTAATCTCCACTTTACGAATGATTTTCCGGCGGTGGAGAGCGCCCACAATCTCCTGTCCGCCATTATTGACAACACTATATTCCACGGCAACCCCCTGAACATCGATCCGCGCAAGATCACCTGGCGCCGCGTGATGGACATGAACGATCGCTCCCTCCGGGATATCGTCATCGGTCTCGGCGGTTCCACAAACGGCGTACCCCGCGAGACGGGCTTCGACATCGTTCCTTCCAGTGAAATTATGGCGATTCTCTGCCTCTCACGATCGTATGCGGAATTGAAGGACAAGATACGAAAAATTCTGGTGGGCTTTACGTATGACGACAAGCCGGTCATTACCGGAGATCTGAAGGTCGAGGGCGCCGTCACGGCCCTTCTGAAACATGCACTTCTCCCCAATCTGGTGCAGACCACAGAGGGTGTGCCCGCCATTATTCACGGCGGTCCCTTTGCCAACATCGCCCAGGGAACAAACAGCATCATAGGTACCGACCTTGCCCTCCGTTTAGCCGATTATGTAGTGACCGAGGCGGGATTCGGCTTTGAGCTGGGTGCGGAAAAGTACTTCGATATCGTGGCGCCTTACGGAAATTTGAACCCCCGCATCGTTATCCTGGTGGCAACGGTTCGCGCCCTGAAATATCATGCCGGTGTGTCCAGCGAGGCTCTCAATGAGCCCAATCCCCGTCTGGCGGTCCTCGGCATGGCCAACCTGAGGAAGCACTACGAGAACATTGATAAGTTCAACGTCCCCTGTATCATCGCGTTGAACCGTTTCCCATCCGATACGGATGAAGAGATACAGGCCGTCATCAGTGCGGCGGAAAATGAAGGGATGAATATCGCATCTGCCGACATTTTCCGTCTCGGCGGCGAAGGTGGCCTGGAGCTCGCGGAAAAAGTGGTGAATCTCATCGCAAAGTCGTCTAGCACTTACCGATCGCTCTACAAATGGGATCAGCCGGTGGAAGACAAGATATTCACTGTTGCCAGTAAGATATACGGCGCTGTTTCCATTGACTACCAGCCATTGGCAAAGCGAAATCTCGACATCATCAAGAAATTCGGCTTTGACAAACTCCCGATATGCATTGCCAAAACCCAGCAGTCACTTTCGGATAATCCCGCCCTCCTGGGACTGCCCAGAGATTTCATTGTCACCGTGCGGGAAATCAAGATTGCATCGGGGGCCGGCTTCCTCATTCCCATAACCGGCGAAATCCTGCGCATGCCGGGACTTTCGAAAGCACCGGCGGCTTATCACATTGATATCGACGACGAGGGGAATATCACCGGCATTTCTAACCCTGGAAATGCCTGA
- a CDS encoding ACT domain-containing protein, translating to MRSYVVFSSMGPDRPGLVREIAEFFSARGINIERSRGCVLGNEFGMVILTSGNNDNVEQLINDLDILREKTGLDIYIRKTKAPLHREVMPSIPYKLIAISIDRPGIIHQICKVLHERRINIEDISTNVDHDPITGANVFQMICYFSLPPAVKIVDLKNAITRISDEYNIDIRFDAVINK from the coding sequence ATGAGATCATACGTCGTTTTTTCATCCATGGGTCCTGACCGTCCCGGTCTGGTAAGAGAAATTGCGGAATTTTTTTCGGCGCGCGGCATCAATATCGAGCGCTCGCGCGGCTGCGTCCTGGGAAATGAATTCGGCATGGTTATCCTGACATCGGGTAACAACGATAATGTCGAACAACTGATTAATGACCTGGACATCCTCCGTGAAAAAACCGGTCTTGACATTTACATCCGGAAGACAAAGGCGCCCCTCCACAGAGAGGTCATGCCATCGATTCCCTACAAGCTCATCGCCATATCCATCGACCGTCCGGGAATCATCCATCAAATCTGCAAGGTCCTGCATGAGCGACGAATCAACATCGAAGATATCTCAACTAACGTTGACCATGATCCTATAACTGGCGCCAACGTTTTTCAAATGATCTGCTATTTTTCTCTGCCGCCGGCCGTCAAGATTGTCGACCTCAAGAATGCTATCACCCGTATCAGTGACGAGTACAATATCGATATCCGGTTCGATGCGGTGATCAACAAGTAG
- a CDS encoding response regulator has translation MNEETKTEVPSNRKKILLIDDEEDFCFFVKLNLEKTGRFEVLTTTSGTSGVIMASKEQPDLILLDIIMPEISGGKVAELLLENQKTKNIPVLFITAIASRREVQSQEGVIGGRNFIAKPVTPEELMAKLDGVFKYAR, from the coding sequence ATGAACGAAGAAACGAAAACAGAAGTACCATCTAATAGGAAAAAAATACTGCTCATTGATGATGAAGAAGATTTCTGCTTTTTTGTCAAGCTCAATCTTGAAAAGACCGGAAGATTTGAAGTACTGACGACCACAAGTGGAACCAGCGGCGTAATAATGGCATCGAAGGAACAACCTGATTTAATTCTTCTGGACATTATCATGCCGGAAATCAGTGGAGGGAAGGTAGCGGAGCTACTGCTCGAAAATCAAAAAACAAAAAACATCCCCGTGCTGTTTATTACTGCCATAGCATCGAGACGAGAAGTTCAATCACAGGAAGGAGTTATCGGAGGAAGAAACTTCATTGCCAAGCCGGTAACACCCGAAGAATTAATGGCTAAATTAGACGGAGTCTTTAAGTATGCGAGATAA
- a CDS encoding ATP-binding protein → MKKEHMIRQQIERNGLVLIALFMVLIYWIIDSLSSDQVLTRILIAFFVIIYGIFTQTLINSRKDALEEKERTQKQLIQAEKLAALGIVAAGIAHEVKNPLAIIIQGVEYLRTSTGSDALLIDIVERIKKSAFRADSIIKGLLSFTRQMPIQAEQVEIEPVVEETLSFIEHQLKLKHIKIVKQFSPGLPKVTMDINQIKQVFLNLLLNSVDAMRDGGTITISAEPLESTSGERHLQIIFADTGDGIPKDEIEKVFDPFYTTKDGSGNAGLGLSIAKGIIDKHNGTLRIESETGQGTQVVIGLPESNPH, encoded by the coding sequence ATGAAAAAAGAACACATGATTCGTCAGCAAATAGAACGTAATGGGTTGGTTTTAATTGCACTTTTCATGGTATTAATATACTGGATTATTGATTCTCTGTCATCCGATCAGGTACTGACACGGATATTGATTGCCTTCTTTGTTATTATATACGGTATCTTCACCCAAACCCTCATTAACTCCCGCAAGGATGCACTTGAAGAAAAGGAAAGGACACAAAAGCAACTGATCCAGGCCGAAAAATTGGCTGCTCTGGGTATCGTAGCTGCCGGTATTGCCCATGAGGTGAAAAATCCCCTCGCAATCATCATCCAGGGGGTAGAATACCTGCGGACGTCAACCGGTTCTGATGCTCTCCTCATTGATATCGTAGAGAGAATTAAGAAATCCGCTTTCAGGGCGGATTCCATAATAAAGGGACTCTTGAGTTTTACCCGCCAGATGCCGATTCAAGCCGAACAAGTGGAGATTGAACCCGTCGTCGAAGAGACGCTGTCATTCATAGAACATCAGCTTAAACTCAAACATATAAAAATTGTCAAGCAATTCTCTCCGGGATTGCCGAAGGTAACTATGGACATAAACCAGATAAAACAGGTATTTCTCAATCTCCTTTTAAATTCTGTTGATGCGATGCGGGATGGCGGAACAATCACCATCAGCGCTGAACCGTTAGAGAGTACATCCGGAGAACGGCATCTTCAGATCATTTTTGCAGACACCGGAGATGGAATTCCTAAAGATGAAATTGAAAAGGTGTTTGATCCTTTTTATACAACTAAGGACGGATCCGGTAATGCGGGACTGGGGCTCTCTATTGCAAAAGGAATCATCGATAAGCATAATGGGACGCTCCGGATCGAAAGCGAGACCGGACAAGGCACACAGGTCGTCATCGGATTGCCTGAAAGCAATCCCCATTAA
- a CDS encoding ATP-binding protein: MDNNLHKRTGESDSMKDITKINFLNKDIEELLNNLLDKALALTNAQIGSSFVVDSESNRLRLIGSRGIEGMEKGTYINLDDSLIKHVIADKKPLLVKDIEKDPRIQKKNNPKYGSPSFLSMPVYMGQKGDVTAVLNLSHKKAGGTFDTSDENILSTMLVEIRLTLENALLQSQITDYIKDVEERNIKLEQEIAERKRAEEIQEILHEELMQAEKLAAVGACAAGIAHEVKNPLAIIIQGIEYLKTCTGSDPLLVDVVERVKKSALRADSIVKGLLSFTRQMPIETEKAEIIPIIEETLSFIEHQFNSKHITVVRQYPSDVPMINIDSNQIKQVFINILLNSVEAMEDSGIVTIGIEKIKSESNQQYLQISFADTRYGMSEDKIKKVFDPFFTTKDKRGNAGLGLSITKGIIDKHHGTIRIESKIQEGTLVIIGLPVINLL, from the coding sequence ATGGATAATAATTTACATAAAAGAACTGGTGAATCCGACTCCATGAAAGATATCACCAAAATTAATTTTCTGAACAAAGATATTGAAGAGCTGCTCAACAATTTACTCGACAAGGCCCTTGCCTTGACGAATGCGCAAATCGGATCATCATTTGTGGTTGATTCCGAATCAAATCGCCTTCGTCTCATTGGATCGAGGGGTATCGAAGGCATGGAAAAGGGAACTTACATTAATCTTGATGACTCTCTAATAAAGCATGTAATAGCTGATAAAAAGCCGCTTCTTGTCAAAGACATCGAAAAAGACCCGAGAATACAGAAAAAAAACAACCCCAAATATGGGTCCCCCTCATTTCTCAGTATGCCCGTTTATATGGGACAAAAGGGCGATGTTACCGCTGTCTTGAACCTGTCTCATAAAAAAGCAGGAGGAACTTTTGACACAAGTGATGAAAATATTCTATCAACTATGCTTGTTGAGATACGATTAACCCTGGAAAATGCGCTCCTTCAATCACAAATCACGGATTATATAAAAGACGTAGAAGAGCGCAATATCAAATTGGAGCAGGAAATTGCTGAAAGGAAACGGGCGGAAGAAATTCAGGAAATACTTCACGAGGAACTCATGCAGGCTGAAAAATTGGCCGCAGTGGGTGCATGCGCCGCCGGTATTGCCCATGAGGTGAAAAATCCTCTTGCCATCATTATCCAGGGAATTGAATATTTAAAAACGTGCACCGGTTCCGACCCTCTCCTTGTTGACGTTGTGGAGAGAGTCAAGAAATCCGCTCTGAGGGCAGATTCCATAGTGAAAGGGCTTCTGAGTTTCACACGCCAGATGCCGATTGAAACAGAGAAGGCGGAGATTATCCCCATTATTGAGGAGACTCTGTCGTTTATAGAACATCAGTTTAACTCCAAACATATTACTGTAGTCAGACAATACCCCTCGGACGTACCAATGATAAATATTGACAGCAACCAGATCAAACAGGTATTTATTAATATACTCTTGAACTCGGTCGAGGCCATGGAGGATTCTGGAATTGTAACAATCGGCATCGAGAAGATAAAAAGTGAATCCAATCAACAGTATTTACAGATATCTTTTGCCGATACGAGGTATGGAATGTCCGAGGATAAAATCAAAAAGGTGTTTGATCCTTTTTTCACAACAAAGGATAAGCGTGGAAATGCGGGTTTAGGACTTTCCATTACAAAAGGGATCATCGATAAGCATCACGGCACAATCCGGATAGAAAGCAAGATTCAAGAGGGAACGCTGGTTATTATTGGATTACCGGTAATAAACCTCCTTTAG
- a CDS encoding prepilin-type N-terminal cleavage/methylation domain-containing protein produces MTTAVFHKILTITKVYALSRLFREKKGFSLVEISIVLVIIGLILGASVTIWRSSIGSARLSATKTNLDNIKNSVIYFAIANGRLPCPDITIPPNNTGVSNPDPATCGTNCSCNTCANPPCFLPYQTLQLQLPGGKDSFGNVFFYDVSYDTVGGAQGGLTNTTLDTFCGALFEYLNHATDTGVLRVPCVTNQNDAADNGQIGAAGQGYGVAASVISQTSVDNVFNAPPGLSGKNVAGSPREYEMATRQNGTAYGDLVGELTYGDLYNKVCTTQKTKIRIQNYTTLTKCVSISSGPSIPINNGSYVEIYQGSTLIFYDYQLLPTPQCTTNQCGTPITFNMSPNNPPISVDAGTTDWSVPGGIARDGRVQITNVPSPCALRDNTSPTP; encoded by the coding sequence ATGACAACTGCAGTGTTTCACAAAATCCTTACCATCACCAAAGTGTATGCTTTGTCGCGGTTGTTCCGGGAGAAAAAAGGGTTTTCATTAGTCGAGATTTCCATAGTCCTGGTCATCATCGGATTGATCCTGGGGGCGAGTGTTACAATCTGGCGATCTTCCATCGGAAGTGCAAGATTATCTGCGACGAAAACCAACCTGGATAATATCAAAAATTCCGTCATATATTTTGCCATAGCAAACGGCAGGCTCCCCTGTCCCGATATAACAATCCCTCCGAACAACACAGGTGTATCAAACCCTGACCCTGCGACTTGTGGCACGAATTGCAGTTGCAATACCTGCGCAAACCCGCCATGCTTCTTGCCTTATCAGACCCTGCAGCTCCAGTTGCCGGGAGGCAAGGATTCCTTCGGCAACGTATTTTTCTACGATGTCAGTTACGACACCGTGGGAGGAGCACAGGGGGGGCTGACTAACACTACACTGGATACATTTTGCGGTGCTTTGTTTGAATATTTGAATCATGCGACGGATACAGGTGTCCTGAGGGTGCCTTGCGTTACGAACCAGAACGACGCCGCGGATAACGGCCAGATCGGTGCAGCAGGTCAGGGCTACGGTGTTGCCGCCAGTGTCATCAGCCAGACATCCGTCGACAACGTCTTCAATGCTCCGCCCGGATTGAGCGGTAAGAACGTTGCAGGTTCACCACGCGAATATGAAATGGCCACCAGACAAAATGGCACTGCATATGGAGATTTGGTTGGCGAACTCACGTACGGTGACTTATACAATAAGGTATGCACGACACAGAAAACAAAGATCAGGATACAGAACTATACGACATTGACGAAGTGTGTTAGCATATCAAGTGGGCCATCAATACCTATAAATAATGGAAGTTATGTTGAAATTTACCAGGGAAGTACACTTATTTTTTATGATTATCAACTCCTACCTACTCCTCAGTGTACAACAAATCAATGCGGTACTCCTATCACCTTCAACATGTCGCCCAATAATCCACCGATTTCTGTTGATGCTGGGACAACGGACTGGAGTGTCCCGGGGGGAATAGCCAGGGATGGTAGGGTTCAAATAACAAACGTACCAAGCCCATGTGCATTAAGAGATAATACATCACCTACCCCATAA